The following proteins are encoded in a genomic region of Candidatus Diapherotrites archaeon:
- the gatA gene encoding Asp-tRNA(Asn)/Glu-tRNA(Gln) amidotransferase subunit GatA, whose translation MVRLKTRKPQSAREFVSDALRGNVSVEEHTHKILEEIKKSNKKFRHFCVVSEKEALEQAKLLDKARKDGGAKGKLFGLPVSVKDCLCVKGVETRAGSRILSGYKPLFDAACIARAKVEGAVIIGKTVQDEFGFGTFSVNTGLGFEVPKNPFDETRSCGGSSGGSGGFTALTEHAHVSIGESTGGSIEAPASFNGVVGFCPTYGRVSRYGLLDYANSLDKIGPMAKTVEDAALMLECIAGHDKNDSTSLNEPAENFLAAAGKSVKGLKVGLVKEFFGKGIDEKVKSVVMQGVDRLKENGAKVGEVSLPLNSEFGVSTYYLIAVSEASTNLAKYCGIRYGCQESLEGNFDEYFSKVRSKHFGEEAKRRIILGTFARMSGYRDAYYLKAMKVRTRLIAEFKKSFKEFDALLCPTMPVIAPKFSEIEKLSPMQNYAMDLCTVPANLAGIPHVSVNAGFSNGLPVGMMLMANHLQEKTLFSLASSAEAVK comes from the coding sequence GTGGTGCGATTGAAAACAAGGAAACCGCAGTCCGCAAGGGAATTCGTTTCAGACGCTTTGCGTGGCAATGTTTCGGTTGAAGAGCACACGCACAAAATCCTCGAAGAAATAAAAAAATCGAACAAAAAATTCCGCCATTTCTGCGTTGTCTCCGAAAAAGAGGCTTTGGAGCAGGCAAAACTGCTTGACAAGGCGCGAAAGGATGGCGGGGCCAAAGGAAAGCTTTTCGGCCTGCCGGTTTCAGTGAAGGACTGCCTGTGCGTGAAAGGCGTTGAGACTAGGGCGGGGAGCCGCATTCTTTCCGGCTACAAGCCGTTGTTTGACGCGGCCTGCATTGCGCGGGCGAAAGTTGAAGGCGCAGTCATAATCGGTAAGACCGTGCAGGACGAATTCGGTTTCGGCACTTTCAGCGTGAACACAGGCCTCGGCTTTGAAGTTCCAAAAAACCCTTTTGACGAAACGCGGTCGTGCGGCGGAAGCAGCGGCGGAAGCGGAGGCTTCACTGCCCTGACAGAGCATGCGCACGTTTCAATCGGCGAGAGCACGGGCGGCAGCATTGAGGCACCGGCTTCATTCAACGGCGTTGTCGGCTTTTGCCCTACCTATGGCAGGGTTTCAAGGTACGGCCTGCTGGATTATGCGAATTCGCTTGACAAAATCGGCCCCATGGCGAAAACCGTCGAAGACGCCGCGCTGATGCTTGAATGCATTGCGGGCCACGACAAAAACGATTCGACTTCGCTGAACGAGCCCGCGGAAAATTTTTTGGCTGCCGCCGGAAAAAGCGTGAAGGGATTGAAGGTAGGGCTTGTGAAGGAATTTTTCGGAAAAGGCATTGACGAAAAAGTCAAATCCGTTGTCATGCAGGGCGTTGACCGGCTGAAGGAAAACGGCGCGAAAGTGGGCGAGGTTTCACTGCCGTTGAACTCGGAGTTCGGAGTTTCCACGTATTACCTGATTGCGGTTTCCGAGGCCTCGACCAACCTCGCAAAATACTGCGGCATCCGCTACGGCTGCCAGGAAAGCCTTGAAGGCAACTTCGACGAATATTTTTCGAAAGTGCGGAGCAAACATTTTGGAGAAGAGGCAAAGCGCCGCATAATCCTTGGAACGTTTGCCAGGATGTCCGGCTACCGCGATGCTTATTACCTCAAGGCGATGAAGGTGCGCACCAGACTGATTGCGGAATTCAAGAAATCCTTCAAGGAATTCGACGCACTGCTCTGCCCTACAATGCCGGTAATTGCGCCCAAGTTTTCTGAAATCGAAAAATTGTCTCCGATGCAAAACTATGCCATGGACCTGTGCACGGTTCCCGCGAATCTGGCCGGCATACCGCACGTTTCCGTCAATGCCGGATTCTCAAATGGCCTGCCGGTCGGCATGATGCTCATGGCAAATCACCTGCAGGAAAAAACGCTTTTCAGCCTTGCTTCAAGCGCGGAGGCGGTAAAGTGA